In Kryptolebias marmoratus isolate JLee-2015 linkage group LG11, ASM164957v2, whole genome shotgun sequence, the following proteins share a genomic window:
- the prickle1a gene encoding prickle-like protein 1a, translating to MSLMSAAGPAVCFKGHQRDFMMDPKISQLTSGFQRSSTSDDDSGCVLEEYAWVPPGLRPEQIQLYFSCLPEDKIPYVNSPGEKFRIKQLLHQLPPHDNEVRYCQSLSEEEKKELQMFSVQRKKEALGRGIVKLLPRNLLNSICEYCGESINGGETAVFASRASPEQCWHPACFACSTCSELLVDLIYFYHDGKIHCGRHHAELLKPRCSACDEIIFADECTEAEGRHWHMKHFSCFECETVLGGQRYIMKDGRPYCCGCFESLYAEYCEACGENISVDHAQMTYDGLHWHATDSCFSCAQCKSSLIGCPFLPYQGRIYCSKACTLGEDVHASDSSDSAFQSARSRESRSSVRLGKSSRSADQCRQSLLFSPSVDYKFPGVSGNAEDTLTKMITHMNLSDEHLWRGRGKETEPPEDPEEEWAEHEDYMTQLILKFGEHRVFQQANDSRPTDFWIAEKDAKSKPESSKTGSGGRAKSGGLVSKKYQADMYWTQSQDGLGDSAYGSHPGPASSRKIQELELDHGAGGGLQGEEPQWYTDSLECITDEFKKTDQCVRGSMESLALSNITGASVCGDFLTRPQVYSLQNPHDFETEDCEKTSNMGTLNSSMLHRSANSLKSLEEEEENVPEEEVPLKDRPKPHIPALRRARSQSRPQQVKFSDDVVDNGHYGELPLRQPPMSERTRRRVYHFEEHSQNLQSGHHNHHHRRRRSRKSRSDNALNLLPKERAKMCYKVDHRASALGPKGHQVFHGHPNAAALTDYRVHSPAKGRFLGLYGDDDDWCSTCSSSSSDSEEEGFFLGQPIPQPRPHRHYYTENLAHSVASMPPPPYDQWTKSKKKRGHKGKNCIIS from the exons ATGAGCCTGATGAGCGCAGCAGGACCAGCGGTCTGCTTCAAGGGTCACCAACGGGACTTTATGATGGATCCGAAAATCAGCCAGCTGACCTCTGGCTTTCAGCGCAGCTCTACGTCTGATGATGACTCGGGCTGCGTGCTGGAGGAGTACGCCTGGGTGCCACCTGGCCTTCGTCCCGAGCAG ATCCAGTTATATTTTTCCTGCCTGCCTGAGGATAAGATCCCTTATGTCAACAGTCCAGGAGAGAAGTTCAGAATCAAGCAGCTCCTCCACCAACTGCCACCGCATGATAATGAG GTCCGGTATTGCCAGTCTCTctcagaggaagagaagaaagagcTACAAATGTTCAGTGTCCAGAGGAAGAAGGAGGCATTAGGCAGGGGCATCGTGAAACTGTTGCCGCGCAATCTTCTCAACAGCATTTGTGAATAC TGTGGTGAAAGCATCAATGGCGGGGAGACGGCAGTGTTTGCCTCGAGAGCGAGTCCCGAGCAGTGCTGGCACCCAGCATGCTTTGCCTGCTCCACTTGCAGCGAACTGCTGGTGGATTTGATCTACTTCTACCACGACGGAAAAATCCACTGTGGAAGGCACCACGCCGAGCTACTCAAACCACGCTGCTCGGCCTGTGACGAG ATCATCTTTGCTGATGAGTGCACGGAGGCAGAGGGTCGCCATTGGCACATGAAGCACTTCTCCTGCTTTGAATGTGAGACCGTTCTGGGAGGGCAGCGGTACATCATGAAGGACGGCAGACCTTACTGTTGTGGCTGCTTTGAGTCTCTCTACGCGGAATATTGTGAGGCCTGCGGAGAAAACATCA gTGTTGATCATGCTCAGATGACCTATGATGGGCTCCACTGGCATGCCACCGACAGCTGTTTCAGCTGTGCCCAGTGTAAGAGCTCTCTGATAGGTTGTCCGTTCCTGCCTTACCAGGGTCGTATTTACTGCTCCAAGGCCTGCACTCTTGGCGAGGACGTGCACGCCTCCGACTCTTCTGACTCCGCCTTCCAGTCGGCACGCTCCCGGGAATCCCGCAGCAGCGTGCGCTTGGGGAAGAGCAGCCGCTCGGCCGACCAGTGCAGGCAGTCGCTGCTCTTCTCGCCATCCGTCGACTACAAGTTCCCTGGCGTTAGTGGAAATGCCGAGGACACCCTGACCAAGATGATAACCCACATGAACTTGTCAGACGAGCATTTATGGAGGGGCCGTGGAAAGGAGACTGAGCCACCCGAGGACCCGGAGGAGGAGTGGGCTGAACACGAAGACTACATGACTCAGCTGATATTAAAGTTTGGGGAACACAGGGTCTTTCAGCAGGCCAACGACTCTAGACCCACAGATTTCTGGATAGCTGAAAAGGATGCTAAGTCAAAGCCGGAGTCCTCAAAAACTGGCAGTGGTGGAAGGGCAAAAAGTGGGGGCTTAGTTAGTAAGAAGTACCAGGCTGACATGTACTGGACACAGTCTCAAGATGGGCTAGGGGACTCTGCCTACGGTAGCCATCCGGGACCAGCAAGCAGCAGAAAGATccaggagctggagctggaccATGGGGCTGGAGGAGGTCTCCAAGGAGAGGAGCCACAATGGTACACTGACTCTTTAGAGTGCATCACAGATGAATTCAAGAAAACAGATCAGTGTGTCCGTGGCTCCATGGAGTCACTTGCTCTCTCCAATATTACTG GGGCCTCTGTATGTGGAGATTTTTTAACCAGACCTCAAGTATACTCCTTGCAAAACCCCCATGATTTTGAGACGGAGGACTGTGAGAAAACCAGTAATATGGGAACTCTCAACTCTTCCATGTTACACAGAAGTGCAAACTCCCTAAAGAGccttgaggaggaggaggagaatgtTCCAGAAGAGGAAGTACCTTTGAAGGACAGACCCAAACCTCACATACCTGCTCTGAGGAGGGCACGCTCGCAGTCAAGGCCCCAGCAAGTCAAGTTCTCTGACGACGTGGTAGACAACGGCCATTACGGTGAGCTTCCATTGCGACAGCCTCCTATGAGTGAACGGACTCGCCGGAGAGTATACCACTTTGAGGAGCACAGTCAGAACCTCCAATCCGGTCACCATAATCACCATCACAGGAGGCGCCGAAGCCGCAAATCTCGCTCTGACAATGCTCTGAATCTTCTGCCAAAGGAGAGAGCAAAAATGTGCTACAAAGTGGACCATAGAGCCAGTGCCCTGGGACCAAAGGGACATCAAGTCTTCCATGGTCACCCAAATGCTGCTGCCTTGACAGACTACAGGGTACACAGCCCAGCTAAAGGGAGGTTCTTGGGACTTTATGGTGACGATGATGACTGGTGTTCTACGtgttcatcctcctcctctgattCTGAGGAAGAGGGCTTCTTTTTGGGTCAGCCCATACCTCAGCCCAGGCCACACAGACATTACTACACTGAGAACTTGGCCCATTCTGTAGCCAGCATGCCCCCTCCTCCGTATGACCAATGGACTAagtccaaaaagaaaagaggtcaCAAAGGGAAAAACTGTATAATTTCATAG